A single genomic interval of Candidatus Neomarinimicrobiota bacterium harbors:
- a CDS encoding thymidine kinase — protein sequence MIQTPRYMGWIEVISGSMFSGKTEELIRRLRRAQIAKQSVAIFKPQLDDRYSESDIVSHSQLRIPSTPVSSPQEILKHADEADVIGIDEAQFFEPDIVSVVKELAGRGKRVVVAGLDKDYRGEPFGALPELMAEAEYVTKTLAICMRCGEPANFTQRLTRDDRRILIGETDIYEARCRRCFEPPIPDTEKNQKG from the coding sequence CGAGGTGATCAGCGGCAGCATGTTCAGCGGCAAGACCGAGGAGCTGATCCGGCGCCTGCGCCGGGCCCAAATCGCCAAACAATCGGTGGCCATCTTCAAGCCCCAGCTTGATGATCGCTACAGCGAGAGTGATATCGTCAGCCATAGCCAACTCCGGATCCCTTCCACACCGGTCAGCTCCCCACAGGAAATTCTGAAGCATGCCGATGAAGCGGACGTAATCGGCATCGATGAGGCCCAGTTTTTTGAACCTGATATCGTGTCGGTGGTGAAGGAACTTGCCGGACGAGGTAAACGGGTGGTTGTCGCCGGTCTGGACAAGGACTACCGGGGCGAGCCCTTTGGCGCCCTCCCGGAACTCATGGCGGAAGCGGAATACGTGACCAAGACCTTAGCCATCTGTATGCGCTGTGGGGAGCCGGCCAATTTCACCCAGCGGCTGACCAGGGACGATCGCCGGATCCTCATTGGTGAAACTGACATTTACGAGGCCCGCTGCCGGCGCTGTTTTGAACCCCCCATTCCCGATACCGAAAAGAACCAGAAAGGATAG